One window from the genome of Bdellovibrio sp. NC01 encodes:
- the recG gene encoding ATP-dependent DNA helicase RecG produces the protein MALRLDTQIMYLKGVGPKLGDLFNRKGLKTLRDLFEFYPRAYEDQRAARNIASLKPDDIVSIKATVVAVHSINMGRSTRKMYDVVVKDASGQIHCKYFRVPYKGYFERFKPFTEVRVVGKVTEYRGRIEFHHPDIRDIEPDEETQDALIPLYTEIEGLATAKIQKLVRSAFAQIEEWPEEALPKWLLQKYELKSRKDALKEMHFPDPAKAAEYAEFKTAAQRRIIFEEFFWLELWLASRKAGFQKEGAPKIENAGHKLAALEKSLPYQLTGAQKKVFAQIKADLEKGHPMHRLVQGDVGSGKTLVSFMAALYAMESGFQSCLMAPTEILAEQHFKNAQKVLAPLGVRLGLLVGKTKASERKELLFELQSGEIDLIIGTHALIEDEVVFSNLGLAIIDEQHRFGVEQRGVLKNKGKSPHFLIMTATPIPRTLAMTVYGDLDVSIIDEMPPGRSPIQTRAIFDSKRPQALQFMLEQLQKGRQAYFVYPLVEESEKIDLKNAVSEFEKLQQQFPQVKFGLLHGKMKPAEKDEVMNQFRRHEIQVLVSTTVIEVGVDVPNANIMIIEHAERFGLSQLHQLRGRVGRGEHKSFCILIMGYAVSEEGKQRTEMMEKTSDGFKIAEFDLEMRGPGEFMGTRQSGLAGFKLANLVRDMAILQQAREAAFEVLKKDPKLSFQDNKGLREELLREHGPAALAGIA, from the coding sequence ATGGCCCTTCGTCTAGATACGCAGATAATGTACCTAAAAGGAGTCGGTCCCAAACTGGGCGACCTCTTCAATCGCAAAGGTTTAAAAACCTTAAGAGATCTCTTTGAGTTCTATCCGCGTGCCTATGAAGATCAAAGGGCGGCTCGCAACATTGCGAGTCTCAAACCGGACGATATTGTCAGCATCAAAGCGACAGTCGTCGCAGTTCACAGTATCAATATGGGACGTTCGACACGCAAAATGTACGACGTCGTTGTGAAAGATGCTTCCGGACAAATTCACTGCAAATACTTCCGCGTTCCTTACAAAGGTTATTTTGAGCGCTTCAAACCCTTCACGGAAGTGCGTGTTGTCGGCAAAGTGACAGAGTATCGTGGGCGCATCGAGTTTCATCATCCTGATATTCGCGACATTGAACCCGATGAAGAAACTCAAGATGCTTTGATTCCGCTGTACACAGAGATCGAAGGACTTGCGACAGCGAAAATTCAAAAGCTTGTCCGTTCAGCTTTTGCCCAAATAGAAGAGTGGCCTGAAGAAGCCCTGCCGAAATGGTTGCTGCAAAAATACGAATTAAAATCACGCAAAGATGCTCTAAAGGAAATGCATTTTCCCGACCCAGCTAAAGCCGCTGAATATGCGGAATTTAAAACGGCTGCTCAACGTCGTATTATTTTTGAAGAATTCTTCTGGCTTGAGTTGTGGTTAGCATCTCGTAAGGCGGGCTTTCAAAAAGAGGGTGCCCCGAAAATTGAAAATGCCGGTCACAAATTAGCGGCCTTAGAAAAATCTTTGCCTTATCAGTTAACGGGCGCGCAGAAAAAAGTTTTCGCCCAAATCAAAGCGGATCTTGAAAAAGGTCATCCGATGCATCGTCTGGTTCAAGGTGATGTGGGAAGTGGTAAAACGCTGGTTAGTTTCATGGCGGCACTTTATGCGATGGAAAGCGGTTTCCAATCGTGTTTGATGGCGCCGACAGAAATTTTAGCGGAACAGCATTTTAAAAACGCGCAGAAAGTTTTGGCGCCATTAGGTGTACGACTTGGTTTGTTGGTCGGTAAAACCAAAGCTTCGGAACGCAAAGAGTTGTTATTCGAACTGCAATCAGGCGAAATCGATTTGATCATCGGTACTCACGCTTTGATTGAAGACGAAGTGGTTTTTTCAAATCTTGGTTTAGCCATCATCGATGAACAACATCGTTTCGGTGTTGAACAACGTGGCGTTTTAAAAAACAAAGGCAAGTCGCCGCATTTTTTGATTATGACAGCAACACCGATTCCACGAACATTGGCGATGACTGTTTATGGTGATTTGGATGTTTCGATCATCGATGAAATGCCACCTGGCAGAAGTCCAATTCAAACGCGCGCGATTTTCGATAGCAAAAGACCTCAAGCTTTGCAGTTTATGCTGGAACAATTGCAAAAGGGTCGTCAGGCTTATTTCGTTTATCCGTTGGTGGAAGAAAGCGAAAAGATCGATTTAAAGAATGCCGTCAGCGAGTTTGAAAAACTCCAGCAGCAATTCCCACAGGTTAAGTTCGGATTGTTGCACGGGAAAATGAAACCTGCTGAAAAAGACGAAGTCATGAATCAATTCCGTCGCCATGAAATCCAAGTTTTGGTTTCTACAACGGTGATCGAAGTCGGCGTCGACGTGCCAAACGCCAATATCATGATTATCGAACACGCCGAACGCTTTGGGCTTTCGCAGCTTCATCAGTTGCGTGGCCGTGTCGGACGGGGTGAACACAAGAGCTTCTGTATTCTGATCATGGGTTATGCTGTGTCAGAAGAAGGTAAGCAGCGCACCGAAATGATGGAAAAAACTTCGGATGGATTTAAGATTGCCGAATTCGATCTTGAAATGCGTGGGCCCGGAGAATTCATGGGCACGCGTCAATCCGGTTTAGCGGGATTCAAGCTTGCAAACTTGGTTCGCGACATGGCGATCTTGCAACAAGCGCGTGAAGCGGCTTTCGAGGTTCTGAAAAAAGATCCGAAACTGTCATTCCAAGATAACAAAGGCCTGCGCGAAGAACTACTTCGTGAGCACGGTCCTGCAGCATTGGCCGGAATCGCTTAA